In one window of Photorhabdus laumondii subsp. laumondii DNA:
- a CDS encoding glycosyltransferase family 25 protein, whose amino-acid sequence MKIFIINLESDVERKYSMLQQASSLRLDVEIIKAVNGKQLSKDEVMKLSRDFYNNGMTLGELGCSLSHLLVYQRIVDENIPLALIMEDDAEINKNISDVLSALDKFNTKNPNKPNIILLNKTNEYIDTFKKNITGQYYLVNVIEAACTYGYVINNYAAQCLLDFLQPVWLEADKWRFLNERRIIKVKAVVPPVISTTPLYLQSNLALERKKQKQSRQEFFRIQRKRRSLYVKLYTMFWRIFIRLLVKRIKP is encoded by the coding sequence ATGAAAATTTTTATAATTAACTTAGAATCAGATGTCGAAAGAAAGTATTCGATGTTACAGCAAGCATCATCTTTGAGATTGGATGTTGAAATAATCAAAGCGGTAAATGGCAAACAGCTTTCCAAAGATGAAGTAATGAAACTTAGTCGCGACTTTTATAATAACGGGATGACTCTTGGAGAGCTAGGATGCTCGTTAAGCCATCTATTAGTCTACCAGAGAATTGTCGACGAAAACATTCCTTTAGCTCTTATCATGGAAGACGATGCAGAAATCAATAAAAATATCTCTGATGTACTGAGTGCATTAGATAAATTCAACACCAAAAATCCTAACAAACCCAATATCATTTTACTTAATAAAACTAACGAATATATTGACACTTTCAAGAAAAATATAACGGGTCAGTATTATTTAGTTAATGTGATTGAAGCAGCTTGTACTTATGGTTATGTAATTAATAATTACGCTGCACAATGTTTACTTGATTTTCTACAGCCCGTTTGGCTTGAAGCTGATAAGTGGCGTTTTCTCAATGAAAGACGGATCATAAAAGTGAAAGCAGTGGTACCTCCGGTCATCTCTACAACGCCGCTATATCTTCAATCAAACTTGGCGCTAGAAAGAAAAAAACAAAAGCAAAGTAGGCAAGAATTCTTCAGAATTCAAAGAAAAAGAAGGTCATTATACGTAAAATTATATACAATGTTTTGGCGGATATTTATCCGCTTATTGGTGAAACGGATAAAGCCATAA
- a CDS encoding glycosyltransferase family 2 protein translates to MLFSDSSDVTLVITSCGRFDLLKQTIESFDKYNSYPIKEVVVTEDSGDKSIHSVIPEHWLPYCEIILNNPKLGQIKSIDLAYSKVKTDYIFHCEDDWLFYRDRFIEDSFVALKSDKNILQVWLRDLKEDVMLHYPFHYPSNFRELEGVCFSTLESNDFRWRGFSFNPGLRRKSDYELFMPYNLAGDTEMTLSKKYAEIDKYAVILDKSAVRHIGWDDHIKTDEEIRQRKRENRRKIKYFTFGVITGCFLMYFIKGF, encoded by the coding sequence ATGTTATTTTCTGATTCAAGTGATGTTACCCTGGTCATTACAAGTTGTGGCCGGTTTGATTTATTAAAGCAAACTATTGAGTCGTTTGATAAGTATAATTCTTATCCTATAAAAGAGGTTGTTGTAACGGAGGATTCTGGAGATAAGTCTATTCATTCTGTCATACCTGAGCACTGGCTACCATACTGTGAAATTATTTTAAACAATCCTAAACTAGGGCAAATTAAGTCAATTGATCTGGCATATAGTAAAGTAAAAACTGACTATATCTTCCATTGTGAAGACGATTGGCTTTTCTATAGAGATAGATTTATTGAGGATTCTTTTGTTGCTTTGAAGTCTGATAAAAACATACTCCAAGTCTGGCTCAGAGATTTAAAAGAGGATGTGATGCTTCATTATCCATTCCATTACCCTAGTAATTTTAGAGAATTAGAAGGTGTTTGTTTTTCTACTCTGGAAAGCAATGATTTCAGATGGAGGGGATTCAGTTTTAATCCAGGGCTTAGAAGAAAATCAGATTATGAATTATTCATGCCCTATAATCTAGCAGGTGATACAGAGATGACACTATCAAAGAAGTATGCAGAAATAGATAAATATGCAGTTATTTTAGATAAAAGCGCAGTTAGGCATATCGGTTGGGATGATCATATAAAAACAGATGAAGAGATAAGACAGAGGAAACGCGAAAATAGAAGGAAAATAAAGTATTTTACTTTTGGTGTAATTACAGGATGCTTTTTAATGTATTTTATTAAAGGATTTTAA
- a CDS encoding type II toxin-antitoxin system HicB family antitoxin codes for MFFSVGVELSKNENTAYGLVIPALCAEDYGCFSAADNKEDIAIMAREAILLTVKDMVANNSAVEHIQDAGYLVYAKNAEYQYIDNWFVINVDLSEFSGKQQRINISLPDTLIQRIDNRVKESPTQYRDRSHFLAEAAKHELR; via the coding sequence ATGTTTTTTTCAGTAGGTGTTGAGTTATCGAAAAATGAAAATACAGCGTATGGTTTGGTCATTCCTGCGCTGTGTGCCGAAGATTATGGCTGTTTTTCTGCCGCGGATAATAAAGAAGACATTGCGATAATGGCACGTGAGGCTATCTTGTTAACAGTAAAAGATATGGTCGCGAATAATAGCGCAGTTGAACATATTCAGGATGCTGGCTATCTGGTTTATGCAAAAAACGCAGAATATCAATACATTGATAACTGGTTTGTTATCAACGTTGATTTATCTGAGTTTTCCGGAAAACAACAGCGTATTAATATCTCATTACCCGATACACTCATTCAGCGTATTGATAATCGCGTCAAAGAAAGTCCGACACAATATCGAGATAGAAGTCACTTTTTAGCTGAAGCAGCAAAACATGAACTTAGGTAA
- a CDS encoding gp53-like domain-containing protein, whose protein sequence is MALKSTNGWWKCGDTGVIYQWGVTRVLEPLEIITVQLPVRFSNACVNVMLTVNRLGASGGIANGYAAVLSPSSFKLTNDYANTGISVGYYWLAVGY, encoded by the coding sequence ATGGCCTTAAAGTCTACAAATGGTTGGTGGAAATGTGGCGATACTGGAGTGATTTATCAGTGGGGAGTAACTCGAGTTCTAGAGCCTCTAGAGATTATCACAGTTCAGCTACCAGTTAGGTTCTCTAATGCATGTGTGAATGTAATGTTAACAGTGAATCGACTAGGAGCCAGTGGTGGTATAGCTAATGGTTACGCCGCTGTTCTAAGTCCATCTTCATTCAAATTGACTAATGACTATGCTAATACTGGTATTAGTGTAGGTTATTATTGGTTAGCAGTGGGGTATTAA
- a CDS encoding tail fiber assembly protein, translating into MYYYSATTNAFYPAEWKQDYINAGSFPNDAVEVNEAIFIEFAGSIPPEGKYRIAGKNGLPEWADIPPPTKEELQQQAKFQKQQLIAEATNQIAPLQDAIDLNMANDEEKAQLVAWKKYQISLSRIDVTLAPDINWPKKPY; encoded by the coding sequence ATGTATTATTACAGTGCAACAACTAACGCATTTTATCCAGCCGAATGGAAACAAGACTATATCAATGCAGGTTCATTTCCAAATGATGCAGTGGAAGTTAATGAGGCTATTTTCATTGAGTTTGCTGGCAGTATTCCACCAGAGGGTAAATACCGAATAGCGGGTAAAAATGGTTTACCAGAATGGGCAGATATTCCTCCCCCCACAAAAGAAGAATTACAGCAACAGGCTAAATTTCAAAAACAGCAATTAATAGCTGAAGCAACAAACCAAATCGCACCATTACAAGATGCTATTGATCTAAATATGGCAAATGATGAGGAAAAAGCACAATTAGTAGCTTGGAAAAAATACCAAATATCACTAAGTCGTATTGATGTCACATTAGCACCGGACATTAACTGGCCTAAAAAACCATACTGA
- a CDS encoding tail fiber assembly protein, producing MNTQKYSLEYEIATLGKDGLAEKAGWLTIYHAAPNSREFIGTTPEYLMKGVGIPASSYTDTPTLPESDFMAVRRTADGNHWEIVPDYRGKTAYNTQTRLPQEITDLGELPKTLTFEQPATHFDKWDGSKWVADKAAIKNSEIEQAEQLRGTLCTQANETITLLQYAVDTELASEEEQALLLEWKKYLVLLNRVDTSLVPDIKWPEMPE from the coding sequence ATGAATACACAAAAATACTCTTTAGAATATGAGATTGCCACATTAGGTAAAGATGGATTAGCAGAAAAAGCGGGCTGGCTGACAATCTACCATGCAGCGCCTAATTCAAGGGAATTTATCGGCACGACACCAGAATATCTAATGAAGGGAGTAGGCATACCGGCGAGCTCCTATACAGATACCCCGACACTTCCTGAATCCGATTTTATGGCTGTCAGGCGCACGGCAGACGGAAATCACTGGGAAATTGTACCCGATTACCGTGGAAAAACAGCTTACAACACACAAACTCGCTTACCGCAAGAAATTACTGATCTGGGTGAACTACCCAAAACCCTGACATTCGAACAACCTGCTACTCATTTTGATAAATGGGATGGCTCAAAGTGGGTGGCTGACAAAGCGGCAATAAAGAACAGTGAGATTGAGCAGGCAGAACAACTACGCGGCACACTGTGTACACAAGCTAATGAAACCATTACGTTACTCCAATATGCCGTTGATACGGAATTGGCTTCGGAAGAGGAACAGGCATTGTTACTTGAATGGAAAAAGTATCTGGTATTGCTGAACCGTGTTGACACTTCATTGGTCCCTGATATTAAATGGCCTGAGATGCCAGAATGA
- a CDS encoding phage tail protein, with protein sequence MAKNDFKAFAIGENANTLSQEEYESSDFIGEGFKSGIARSERLNKVWRQSSVIAAVIGKYIAEKTGEDVMDDGDLEKLVAQLDLALKHKITTEIPAASLTQKGISQLNSATNSDREDQAATPKAVHDVRKIAESKLSGVSDASLTQKGIVQLSSATNSTNETLAATPKAVKGAYDFANTANVAAKNAHDEANRATDNANSRLAKNQNGADIPNKSEFIKNLGLTETVELAKSAVPNSRKINGKALSGDVSLNAGDVGALPISSTLSAQTGTLRINNGSNWPNIEFRAANKHFIGIEGTAGNRLTIYANDENSNRKYTLATPEKSGTLATLDDINISVGSPIPWPLPNVPAGYLACNGQSFNKSLYPQLAIAYPSGVLPDLRGEFIRGWDDGRGVDRGRGVLTHQGDAIRNITGYTPGTILRGNNSYGGCFSLSGEKAPGNEYTDVWQKQVLFDASRVVPVASENRPRNIAFNYIVRAA encoded by the coding sequence ATGGCTAAAAATGATTTTAAAGCATTTGCCATTGGTGAAAACGCGAATACTTTGTCACAAGAAGAATATGAAAGTTCAGATTTTATTGGGGAGGGTTTTAAATCGGGAATAGCGAGGAGTGAGCGATTAAATAAAGTTTGGCGCCAATCTTCGGTTATTGCTGCGGTGATAGGGAAATATATTGCAGAAAAAACCGGTGAAGACGTTATGGATGATGGTGATCTGGAGAAACTCGTAGCGCAATTGGATTTAGCATTAAAACATAAAATTACTACAGAAATCCCTGCTGCTTCACTGACACAAAAGGGGATATCGCAACTCAACAGTGCGACAAATTCTGACAGAGAAGACCAAGCTGCGACGCCGAAAGCGGTTCACGATGTTAGAAAAATCGCTGAGAGCAAATTGAGTGGTGTTTCTGATGCCTCATTGACTCAGAAAGGGATTGTACAACTGAGTAGTGCGACAAATAGCACAAATGAAACCTTAGCTGCGACGCCAAAGGCGGTTAAGGGGGCATACGATTTTGCAAATACAGCAAATGTAGCGGCTAAAAATGCTCATGATGAAGCGAACAGGGCTACAGATAATGCTAACAGCAGATTGGCGAAAAACCAAAATGGCGCAGATATCCCTAATAAAAGTGAGTTTATAAAAAACCTTGGTTTAACAGAAACCGTGGAATTGGCGAAAAGTGCTGTGCCGAACAGCCGGAAAATTAATGGCAAGGCGTTGAGTGGGGATGTCAGTTTGAATGCCGGAGATGTGGGGGCTTTACCGATTTCGAGTACATTAAGCGCTCAAACAGGCACCTTAAGAATAAACAATGGATCGAATTGGCCGAATATCGAATTCAGAGCAGCAAACAAGCATTTTATCGGTATTGAAGGAACAGCTGGCAATCGTTTGACGATATACGCTAATGATGAAAACAGCAATCGCAAATATACTTTAGCAACACCAGAAAAATCCGGCACGTTAGCAACACTTGATGATATCAACATATCTGTCGGCTCACCCATCCCATGGCCGTTACCAAATGTGCCTGCTGGTTATCTCGCATGCAACGGTCAATCATTTAATAAATCACTATATCCACAATTAGCTATAGCTTATCCATCAGGTGTGCTGCCTGATTTGCGCGGTGAATTTATTCGTGGCTGGGATGATGGGCGCGGTGTGGATCGTGGTCGTGGGGTTTTAACTCATCAGGGGGATGCAATTCGTAATATTACTGGTTATACCCCAGGTACAATTTTACGTGGAAATAATAGTTATGGAGGATGTTTTTCTCTTTCAGGTGAAAAGGCTCCAGGAAATGAATATACAGATGTCTGGCAAAAACAAGTTCTCTTTGATGCTTCACGAGTTGTCCCTGTTGCTTCAGAGAACAGACCTCGCAACATTGCATTTAACTACATAGTGAGAGCAGCATAA
- a CDS encoding DUF2612 domain-containing protein, with amino-acid sequence MKLIPAYHMEGKKYVRMLEAVTDIFNQNALTTDLLISRFDLDKAVGKQLDIIGEWVGRNRMIQTPIESYYFSFDITDLGFDSGQWKGRFDSDKSYIKLDDDNYRVVIKAKIGANNWDGTAESFNNILSFIHSNNGLSVSFEDNLDMSFTVTIKGKSISTITKEIIHQGYLSLKPMGITVNYHIVEG; translated from the coding sequence ATGAAACTAATTCCTGCATATCACATGGAAGGTAAAAAATATGTCAGGATGCTTGAAGCTGTGACTGATATTTTCAACCAGAATGCGCTGACAACAGATTTACTGATTAGCCGTTTTGACCTTGATAAAGCGGTGGGCAAACAGCTTGACATTATTGGAGAATGGGTAGGAAGAAATCGAATGATCCAAACTCCAATTGAATCCTATTACTTCTCCTTTGATATTACTGACTTAGGATTTGATAGTGGTCAATGGAAAGGGCGGTTTGACAGTGATAAAAGTTATATCAAACTGGATGATGATAATTATCGGGTTGTCATTAAAGCTAAAATAGGCGCAAATAACTGGGATGGAACGGCTGAGTCATTTAATAACATCCTGAGTTTTATTCATTCAAATAATGGCCTATCGGTATCTTTTGAAGATAACTTGGATATGTCATTCACAGTAACGATTAAAGGAAAATCAATCAGTACAATTACTAAAGAAATCATCCATCAGGGTTATCTCTCGCTTAAACCTATGGGGATAACGGTTAATTACCATATAGTGGAGGGTTAG
- a CDS encoding baseplate J/gp47 family protein, with the protein MYESIINTMLPAIDKNGINAPDYQTILNSWKTIFRDIYGDDIYIESDSKDGVFLSLIAYVIHGCNNATIASYNSFSPTTAVGEGLSRNVKINGITRKSSSNSTVDVLVTGRAGTVIRNASVRDDAGNAWSLPDEVIIDTHGQAIVTAICQKAGAIGALPHTVNQIATPTLGWQTVTNPVAATLGRGIETDVELRIRQEVSVALPSRTIIDGLMGAIANLHGVSRYRGYDNDSDKTDENGIPAHSISLVIDGGDSKEIARTILVKKTPGIPTFGTTSETITDDYGNKKTINFYRPTLVPIYVEIHIKPFIGYTSDIGNNIRNEISNYIKSLYIGDGVYVTRLFVPANLCNKNGGQTYEVLSVIVGKSASTTGTANIDIAFNEAPTCSPENIKIVTVLE; encoded by the coding sequence ATGTATGAAAGTATTATCAACACCATGTTACCTGCTATTGATAAAAACGGGATCAATGCTCCTGATTATCAAACCATCTTGAATAGCTGGAAGACGATATTCAGGGATATTTATGGGGACGATATTTACATTGAATCTGACAGTAAAGACGGTGTTTTTTTATCGCTGATAGCATACGTTATTCACGGTTGTAACAACGCAACCATTGCTTCCTATAACTCATTTAGCCCGACAACGGCGGTGGGCGAAGGGCTTTCCCGTAATGTCAAAATCAACGGCATCACCAGAAAAAGCTCCAGTAACTCAACGGTGGATGTTTTGGTCACTGGTCGAGCGGGCACAGTTATCCGCAACGCTTCCGTCCGGGATGATGCGGGAAACGCTTGGTCACTACCGGATGAAGTGATTATAGATACACACGGGCAGGCTATTGTGACCGCGATTTGTCAAAAAGCGGGCGCGATCGGCGCATTGCCCCACACGGTTAATCAAATTGCTACGCCAACATTGGGCTGGCAAACCGTGACGAACCCGGTTGCGGCTACACTTGGTCGGGGAATTGAAACCGATGTAGAACTGCGAATACGGCAAGAGGTTTCCGTTGCGCTGCCTTCGAGAACCATTATAGATGGACTGATGGGGGCCATTGCCAACCTGCATGGAGTTTCACGTTACCGGGGATATGACAACGACTCGGACAAAACGGATGAGAATGGCATACCTGCCCACAGCATATCGCTTGTCATTGATGGTGGAGACTCGAAAGAGATTGCCCGGACTATCCTGGTGAAGAAAACGCCGGGCATACCGACATTTGGCACCACCTCTGAAACGATTACCGATGATTATGGCAATAAAAAAACGATAAACTTCTATCGCCCTACACTGGTGCCAATTTACGTTGAAATACACATAAAACCCTTTATCGGATATACATCAGATATTGGCAATAATATTCGTAATGAAATATCTAACTATATAAAATCCCTTTATATTGGAGATGGAGTATATGTGACTCGTTTATTTGTACCGGCAAACTTATGCAATAAAAACGGTGGACAGACATATGAAGTATTATCTGTGATAGTGGGAAAATCAGCATCGACAACCGGAACGGCGAACATTGACATAGCATTTAATGAAGCGCCGACGTGCTCACCTGAAAATATTAAAATAGTAACGGTGCTTGAATGA
- a CDS encoding phage baseplate assembly protein V: MINTDERLNRPEAVFFAMQEVISAGLYVSLPCIIQSFNADAVTITAQPAIRWKIRQRDGELESVSLPLLVDVPVIFPRGGGVTLTFPVRAGDECLVVFADRCIDYWWQSGGVQEPVDPRQHNLSDGFALIGPQSQQQKIANISTHTAQLRSDDGAAYIELDPSSHNVTIITPAKLIATANGGTEITSPDIILNGNVTINGNLSQGMGAGGGTATLQGPVTVSHDVTAAGISLKNHVHSGVQSGGGKTGKPQ, encoded by the coding sequence ATGATAAATACTGACGAACGACTCAATAGACCCGAAGCGGTCTTTTTTGCTATGCAAGAAGTCATTAGCGCCGGATTGTATGTCTCCTTGCCTTGCATTATTCAATCATTTAATGCTGATGCGGTAACCATCACCGCGCAACCGGCCATCAGATGGAAAATCAGGCAAAGAGACGGGGAACTGGAATCGGTATCCTTGCCACTATTAGTGGATGTGCCGGTTATATTCCCAAGGGGAGGTGGCGTGACATTAACCTTCCCGGTAAGAGCCGGTGATGAATGCTTAGTCGTATTTGCTGATCGTTGCATCGATTATTGGTGGCAATCTGGCGGTGTACAAGAGCCGGTGGACCCCAGGCAGCATAACCTGTCTGATGGATTTGCGCTTATTGGCCCGCAATCTCAGCAACAAAAAATAGCGAATATCAGCACTCACACCGCGCAACTGAGAAGTGATGATGGCGCGGCGTATATTGAACTTGATCCCAGCAGCCATAACGTCACGATTATCACACCGGCAAAACTTATCGCGACAGCCAATGGCGGTACTGAAATCACGTCACCTGACATCATCCTGAATGGCAACGTCACCATTAACGGCAACTTATCACAGGGCATGGGCGCTGGTGGTGGCACCGCAACCCTGCAAGGCCCGGTCACGGTGAGTCATGATGTGACAGCGGCAGGGATTAGCCTTAAAAACCATGTACATAGTGGTGTGCAATCAGGTGGCGGTAAGACGGGGAAACCTCAATGA
- a CDS encoding phage protein, with protein sequence MSKQWIRECHLIVVDKDGEKVNLSDLKITFNISRTESSNPASGIFTLYNLNNETSNKLRKNEFKKIKFVAGYKENSGQIFSGQIQYTYVKRDNATDTCVVIHAADGDEAHNYATVNTTIAAGYSQADLDHLLMRDIAKYGITAGLRPEFSKSASPRGKVLFGMHRNEVSNLAKQCDANWRYEDNKLHIVPKNKYLTEAIVLTSKTGLIGMPEQTIGSGINVTCLINPNIRPGTLIRLDNRSIKPVDPATKQAAQSGDHKDAKAQPATLDADGDYIVFNVEYSGDTRETEWYMAIMCIAKSDHTLLNQSTHNKDKAESE encoded by the coding sequence ATGTCAAAACAATGGATAAGAGAATGCCACCTTATCGTTGTAGACAAAGATGGCGAAAAAGTAAATTTATCAGACCTGAAAATCACATTTAACATTAGCAGAACGGAATCTTCCAATCCTGCTAGCGGTATTTTTACTCTATATAACCTGAATAACGAAACCAGTAATAAATTACGTAAAAATGAATTTAAAAAGATTAAATTTGTGGCGGGTTACAAGGAGAACTCAGGACAAATATTCTCAGGCCAAATTCAGTACACGTATGTAAAAAGAGACAACGCAACGGATACTTGTGTTGTGATTCATGCAGCGGACGGGGATGAAGCACACAATTACGCGACCGTTAATACCACCATTGCGGCTGGATATTCGCAAGCAGATTTAGATCATTTGCTAATGCGTGATATTGCCAAATATGGCATTACCGCCGGTCTACGCCCTGAATTCAGTAAATCAGCATCACCCAGGGGAAAAGTACTTTTTGGCATGCACCGCAATGAAGTTTCTAATTTGGCAAAACAATGTGATGCTAATTGGCGCTATGAAGATAACAAACTACACATTGTACCCAAAAATAAATACTTAACTGAAGCCATTGTCCTTACATCAAAAACAGGCCTTATTGGTATGCCTGAACAAACTATTGGCTCCGGTATTAACGTTACATGCTTAATTAATCCGAATATCCGCCCCGGGACATTAATCCGACTGGATAACCGCTCAATCAAACCAGTTGATCCGGCGACTAAACAAGCTGCTCAGTCTGGCGATCATAAGGATGCAAAAGCACAACCGGCAACGTTGGACGCTGATGGTGATTACATTGTCTTCAATGTGGAGTACTCCGGCGATACCCGCGAAACGGAGTGGTACATGGCAATAATGTGTATCGCCAAGAGCGATCATACTTTGCTGAATCAATCAACTCACAATAAGGATAAGGCAGAGAGCGAATGA
- a CDS encoding phage baseplate plug family protein produces the protein MARVVEIPLSPQNQQFDIQLNGINYKMRLMWRDIAGWILDIMTPDSEFIVTGLPLVFGIDLLEQYRHLGFNGSLIFYGDINQEKPFRNNLGKEDRLYFVIS, from the coding sequence ATGGCTAGGGTTGTAGAAATTCCTTTATCACCTCAAAATCAGCAATTCGATATTCAGCTCAATGGCATTAACTATAAAATGAGATTAATGTGGCGTGATATCGCGGGTTGGATTTTGGATATTATGACGCCGGACAGTGAATTTATCGTTACAGGTTTGCCGTTGGTTTTTGGGATTGACTTACTGGAACAATATCGTCATCTTGGTTTTAACGGCTCATTAATTTTTTATGGTGATATAAATCAGGAGAAACCTTTCAGGAATAATCTTGGTAAAGAGGACAGGTTATACTTTGTAATAAGTTAA
- a CDS encoding phage baseplate protein, translated as MDILSVMFSQQKRKIGVIVPSVVISETHTDVSNITDHPVQQGVTFSDHAYDSPSEVRMDLGFAGGGSLLDVIDTTKVFDISTGLSLGTSPRDIYQQLLDLRASHKPFDVVTGKRLYKNMLIKDISVTTDRTSENVLSVALNLREIVIVETSPNKAAPAENMKNPEDTAPVVNMGAKVTVKPSMPKIILDFIIERGKKWLGL; from the coding sequence ATGGATATATTATCAGTCATGTTTTCTCAGCAAAAGAGAAAAATAGGTGTTATTGTACCGAGTGTCGTTATTTCAGAAACCCATACCGATGTATCGAATATCACCGATCATCCGGTCCAGCAGGGGGTGACATTCAGTGATCATGCTTATGACAGCCCATCGGAAGTAAGAATGGATTTAGGTTTTGCCGGTGGAGGTTCGCTGCTTGATGTTATTGATACGACAAAAGTATTTGATATTTCTACCGGGCTGAGCCTTGGAACCAGTCCGCGTGATATATATCAACAGTTACTTGACCTGAGGGCATCACATAAACCGTTTGATGTCGTAACGGGAAAGCGCTTATATAAAAATATGTTGATTAAAGATATCAGTGTCACAACAGATAGAACCAGTGAAAATGTTTTATCGGTGGCTTTAAACCTGCGTGAAATTGTTATTGTTGAAACATCACCGAATAAGGCCGCGCCGGCGGAAAATATGAAAAATCCTGAAGATACAGCACCTGTAGTTAATATGGGAGCTAAAGTCACGGTGAAGCCATCAATGCCAAAAATTATTCTTGATTTTATTATAGAGCGAGGTAAGAAATGGCTAGGGTTGTAG
- a CDS encoding DUF6889 family protein yields MCRYESLKNSVLDLADIALMNDALDVKSENEAMIERWRNEQ; encoded by the coding sequence ATGTGCCGTTATGAATCATTGAAAAACAGCGTTCTTGATCTGGCTGATATTGCATTGATGAATGATGCCCTTGATGTTAAATCGGAAAATGAGGCCATGATAGAGAGGTGGCGAAATGAGCAATGA
- a CDS encoding phage tail assembly chaperone: MEFEIDGKKYRSGKLNAFQQQDLAVALAPAIPALGPLMKKIVTTKSDDGVTGFEEVLPYLVESINALGKSNRHEINDICLSVVSREQNGIWNRIYEPDGQVLMFDDINGFELLKIVGFIIRDALGNFFPAPLESAV; this comes from the coding sequence ATGGAATTTGAAATTGATGGCAAAAAATATCGCAGTGGTAAATTGAACGCTTTTCAGCAACAAGATTTAGCGGTGGCTTTGGCTCCGGCTATTCCGGCACTTGGACCGCTGATGAAAAAGATTGTGACAACTAAAAGTGATGATGGAGTGACGGGCTTTGAAGAAGTGCTCCCTTATTTGGTGGAATCCATCAATGCATTAGGAAAATCCAACCGACATGAAATTAATGATATTTGCTTATCAGTGGTTTCTCGTGAACAGAATGGTATCTGGAACCGGATTTATGAACCTGATGGACAGGTATTGATGTTCGATGACATCAACGGCTTCGAACTGTTGAAAATTGTCGGATTTATTATTCGAGACGCATTGGGAAATTTTTTTCCCGCCCCATTAGAGAGTGCAGTGTAA
- a CDS encoding DUF3277 family protein → MATYSFLDVSASITGVGGSFDLGNGAALSDEGITVTMSESKNTMTTGADGEVMHSLHATKSGTITVNLLKTSPVNAKLNAMLSTQSLSSAAWGNNVIVIRNKQSNDIAVARSVAFQKQPDLQNNKAGGTVSWVFDCGKIDIMLGTF, encoded by the coding sequence ATGGCTACATATTCTTTTCTTGATGTTTCCGCTTCTATTACCGGAGTTGGCGGCTCTTTTGATCTTGGTAACGGTGCCGCGCTCTCTGATGAGGGAATTACCGTCACCATGTCGGAGAGTAAAAACACCATGACCACCGGTGCAGACGGAGAAGTCATGCATTCATTGCATGCAACCAAGTCTGGAACTATCACCGTTAATTTACTTAAGACGAGCCCGGTAAACGCTAAATTGAACGCGATGCTCAGCACACAATCGCTTTCATCGGCGGCATGGGGTAATAACGTGATTGTTATTCGCAATAAACAAAGTAATGACATTGCTGTTGCTCGCTCTGTCGCCTTTCAGAAACAACCGGATTTGCAGAATAACAAAGCAGGCGGTACCGTTTCTTGGGTATTTGATTGCGGAAAAATCGACATCATGTTAGGCACATTCTAA